The Chordicoccus furentiruminis DNA window CCTCCATGAATTTCGGGTCCACGTTCTTTTTGAACCAGGGCGCCATGTCGTTGGCATTTTCGGAATAGGACTCCATCCAGTTGATGGCGGGGTAGTGGCGCGCGTAGGCCAGCTGCTTGTCCAGCCCCCAGAAGCACCGGACGAACCGCTTGGTGTTCATCGTCACGGGCTCGGAGAAGTCGCCGCCCTGAGGAGAAACCGCGCCGATGATGGAGACGGAGCCGCGGCCGCCCGAGAGGACGTCCATCATGCCGGCCCGCTCATAGAATGCGCTCAGCCGTGAGGCGAGGTAAGCCGGGTAGCCTTCCTCCGCCGGCATCTCTTCCATACGGCCGGAGAGCTCACGCAGCGCTTCGGCCCAGCGGGAGGTGGAGTCGGCCATAATCGCGACATCGTAGCCCATATCGCGGTAGTACTCGGCCATCGTAAGCCCCGTGTAGATCGAGGCCTCGCGGGCCGCCACCGGCATATTGGAGGTATTTGCAATCAGGGAGGTGCGCGCCATCAGCTTGTTGCCGGTCTTGGGATCCTCCAGCCTGGAGAAATCCTCCAGCACCTCGGTCATCTCGTTGCCGCGCTCGCCGCATCCGATGTAGATGATGACGTTGGCGTCGGAGAATTTGGCGATGGAATGCTGCGTCATCGTCTTGCCGGTGCCGAAGCCTCCGGGGATCGCAGCCGTGCCGCCCCGGGAGAGCGGGAAGATCGTGTCGAGCACCCGCTGGCCGGTGACCAGCGGCTCGATTGCCGCCAGACGCCGGATATAGGGGCGGGCGACGCGGATCGGCCACTTCTGGGCGAGCGTCAGCTCGCGCGTCGTGCCGTCGGGCAGTTCGACGGTCACGATCGGTTCCGTGACCGTGTAGGGACCGTCCGGCTTTACTTCCTTCACCACCGCTTTGGCGATCAGCGGGGTCATCATGCTGCGGTGCAGGATCGAAGGCGTTTCCTGCGTTTCCGCGATGACCTGGCCTGCGGTGATCGTGTCGCCGGCATGCACCTTCATCTTTACGTCCCATTTCCGCGTCTCATCCAGTGCGGAGGCGTTGACGCCGCGGGTGATGTATTTGCCGGACGTCTCGGCGATCTTCTCGAGGGGACGCTGAATGCCGTCGTAGATATTGTTGAGAATGCCCGGGCCGAGCGTGACGAAGATCGCCTCGTCCGTGCCGTAGACGAGCTCGCCCGGCTTCATGCCGGAAGTCTCCTCATAGACCTGGACGGTGGTCGTGTCTCCCTTCAGAGAGATAACCTCGCCGACGAGACGCTCTTTGCCGACGTAGACCATTTCGGACATCCTGAATCCCGTGGCGTTCTTCAGATAGATTACCGGTCCGTTGATGCCGTAAATTACTCCGGTCTTCTGTGTGCTCATTCGTTTTCCTCTTCTTACTGTAAGGTGTAGCTGTCGCGGATCTCCGCGAGACGGTAGCGGAAGGAATTGTCAAGCAGGACATGTCTCGCGGGAATCACGGCGCGAAGACCGCCGTCGAATTCCTCTCCCGGGCGGGAGATGGTGAGCGTCTCGCCGGTCTGCTCCTCGAGCGTCTTCTTCAGTGCGCTGTCGGAAGGGTCGATGTAGAAGCGGACCTCATCCGAACCGGCGAACGCGCGGGCCGCGCGGATTTTGGAGGCCAGAAAGCCGGTATAGTCCGGGGTTTTCTTGAAGGCCATCAGCCGGTCGAGGGCTCTGGCGAAGAGCTGCGCCTTGATTTCCTCCTGCCGGGCCGCGATTTTCTGACGAAGCGCGACCTGTCTGGCGGAAAATTCCTTGTTCAGATCGCGGCTGATGGAAGCCCGTTCCTCCTCTTCGGAGGCGCGTGCCTGACGCTCCTTCTCCGCCTTGTGCTCCTCGAAGGCGGCGTCCAGCTGCTTCTGATAGCGGTCCAGCTCGGCATCGCTCTCGGCGGCCGCCTGCTCCAGCGACAGATCGTAAAATTTCTTGAGTTTTTCGTCTAACGTCATATGATTACCTATCTTCAAAGCCTGAGTCCGATTGCCTGACTGATGTAGTCCGTGATGAAGTGCGGGCTCCGCCCGGTGCCGTGGCGGTCCGGAATATCGATGATGAGCGGCATGCTGTGCGTCAGCTTGGCGCTGTTGACGATATCGGGATAGTCGCGGCCGAACTTCTCGGTGAGGAGAAGGATGCCGATCGAGGGATCGGCGCAT harbors:
- a CDS encoding V-type ATP synthase subunit A, encoding MSTQKTGVIYGINGPVIYLKNATGFRMSEMVYVGKERLVGEVISLKGDTTTVQVYEETSGMKPGELVYGTDEAIFVTLGPGILNNIYDGIQRPLEKIAETSGKYITRGVNASALDETRKWDVKMKVHAGDTITAGQVIAETQETPSILHRSMMTPLIAKAVVKEVKPDGPYTVTEPIVTVELPDGTTRELTLAQKWPIRVARPYIRRLAAIEPLVTGQRVLDTIFPLSRGGTAAIPGGFGTGKTMTQHSIAKFSDANVIIYIGCGERGNEMTEVLEDFSRLEDPKTGNKLMARTSLIANTSNMPVAAREASIYTGLTMAEYYRDMGYDVAIMADSTSRWAEALRELSGRMEEMPAEEGYPAYLASRLSAFYERAGMMDVLSGGRGSVSIIGAVSPQGGDFSEPVTMNTKRFVRCFWGLDKQLAYARHYPAINWMESYSENANDMAPWFKKNVDPKFMEDRTQIIAILHAENKLMETVKLIGSDVLPDDQKLTLEIARVIRVGFLQQNAFHKDDQNVPLKKQFLMMETILHLYRVSKKLVAQGHPMSVLKAEDIFDKVIAIKYDIPNDHLELFDEYSRKIEAFYQTVMKKNA
- a CDS encoding V-type ATP synthase subunit E, whose translation is MTLDEKLKKFYDLSLEQAAAESDAELDRYQKQLDAAFEEHKAEKERQARASEEEERASISRDLNKEFSARQVALRQKIAARQEEIKAQLFARALDRLMAFKKTPDYTGFLASKIRAARAFAGSDEVRFYIDPSDSALKKTLEEQTGETLTISRPGEEFDGGLRAVIPARHVLLDNSFRYRLAEIRDSYTLQ
- a CDS encoding V-type ATP synthase subunit F, translating into MKMYLISDNIDSLTGMRLAGVDGVVVHERDELKKALEKACADPSIGILLLTEKFGRDYPDIVNSAKLTHSMPLIIDIPDRHGTGRSPHFITDYISQAIGLRL